GTGCGAAGGTGCCATCAAAATGGTTATACATGAGTGCAATGAGTACTTTTTTTGTTGGCACATTGGTTGCCTTCATTGCAAATAGTTTTGGCGTTTTGCTAATTGGTCGATTGATTCAGGCACTTGGCGTTGGGATCACGATGCCGTTGTTGCAGAACATCATGATGTCGATTTTTCCCCCGAACCGGCGCGGCGCTGCTATGGGGATGGCTGGAATTGCGATTGGGGTGGCGCCTGCCATCGGGCCAACGCTTTCCGGTTATGTCATCGACAATTTCGGCTGGCGTTTCTTATTCGGTATGATTCTGCCAATTGCAGGTCTCGTTATTTTGGCAACATTGTTTTTCTTCAAAAATGTCTTACCGTTGTCTGATCCTAAGTTAGATATTCCTTCCTTGATTGAATCATCAATTGGGTTTGGCTCCTTGCTGTATGGCTTTTCTGAAGTCGGTAATGATGGTTGGGGTGATCCGATTGTTTTAGGCACAATCGCACTCGGCATTGTGTTTATCTTCATCTTTGGTTACCGTCAATTGCACTTAAAAGAACCATTTGTTGAATTGCGAGTGTTTAAGAGCAAAATCTTTGCCTTATCCACAGTCTTAGGTACCATCGCCAACATGGCGATGGTCGGGGTAGAAATGATTTTGCCAATGTATTTGCAAATCATTCACGGCAAGAGTGCGTTGGAGTCAGGTTTGACATTGTTGCCTGGGGCGATTTTGATTGCTTTAATGAGCCCGGTCACTGGTCAAGTGTTTGATCGCATCGGGGCTAAGCGGCTTGCACAGTTAGGCTTGTTCTTGCTGACGATTGCAACATTGCCATACTTTTTCCTGACAGAAAGCACGCCTTCCATTTTTATTACGGTGATTTATGCTGTGCGGATGTTTGGGATTTCAATGGTCATGATGCCTTTGACGACGAATGGGATGAACGCCTTGTCACCTGATATGATTCGACATGGGACAGCGGTTAACAACACTGTCCGTCAGGTGGCAACTTCCATGACAACTGCTGTCATGATTTCAGTTCTGTCAAACGTCACCAATCTAGCCAAACCGGCGGCCAGTTTGTTGAAAACCAATCCGCTGCAGTATAAGCAAGACTTTTTTGGGGCAACACTTAGTGGCTACCACGCAGCCTTTCTGTTGGCAGCAGGGTTCAGTTTAATTGGCTGGATCTTGGCTTTCTTCTTGAATACCCACGCGATGTCGCAAGAAGTGACGATCAAAAATGAAAAGAAGGTGAAGGCATGATTCTATGGTTTTTGGGCCTGACAGTGATCGGCCTTTATCTCAGCTTTATTATGATGAAACGCTCCAGTTTGCGTAGCACGTTAATTGCGGTCTTCGGGATTGGTGTGGTGGGTAGTCTATTGCTGATTACGTTGAATGATAATGCGCATTTTGGCATGGTCAAACGAACAACAACTGATGAGCAGACCATCTACACCGCCTCACCGAATGCACAACTGCCAATGTTGCTAAAACAAAACATTGGCACGGATGGCAAGCATGTTGTCTACATTTATAAGACCGATCCGAAGAAAAAAGCGGTTCATACCAAGGCTGATATTGTTGTAACTAATCGGGTGACAACGACAGCGAATGCCACAGCTTCGTTGACGAGCAAAACAACTCGGTGGCAATATCAAAACGGTTTTTATGGTGCGTTGTTCAATCATGAAGGGGCTGGTCAATTGGTTGCTCAGCACAATCAATTGGTCATCCCAACAAGCTGGTCAGTGCTGACAACGGCTCAGGCCAAGCAGCTTGGTAAAAAGTTGGCCGCCTTGCAGCAACCAACTGCAGAACAAAAAGCGTCACTGGCAGCCGCAGTCAAGGCTAAAGCTGCTGCGCTGGCCAAGGCTGATCCAAAACTAGCAGCAGATCCGACAGCTTTAGCGAAGCAGGCTAAGGCTGCGGTTGAACAAGCAATGATTCAGCAAGCTGTTCGTGAAGTGCAAGCACAAAAATAGTCTGATGCCGCCCATAACGTGGTACTAGGGCAAACATTTTTCGTAACATTATCTTGACGAATGGCTTTTGTCAGCCTTCTAAATTAAAAAAAGCAGTCCGCTATTTTTTAACGGTCTGCTTTTTTGATTGTTTGGCAACTCGGTTTGTCAGATAAGGACTAAAATACCACCAACTCACCATCAGCAAGGCAAAGCCAAGTGAAAATCCAGCAAAGACGTCTGTGGGATAGTGAACGCGCACGAAGATCCGAGAATAACCGGTTAAAAGAATCATGCCACTGGCAAGGCAGGTGATGAGCCATTTGGCGGATTGACGTTTGAGCAGTGCCCAAGCCAAAAGGATCATGGTACCGTAAAAGATCATCGTGCCACTAGAATGCCCGCTAGGAAAACTAAAACCGCCAGCATGTACCAATGCCCGAATCTGAGGATCTGCAATAAAAGGTCGTGGTCGCCGAACCCAATATTTGATTCCGACGTTAACGAGGCTCATCAAGGCCCCCATGCTGGCTGCAAAAAGTGCAGCGTAACGATAACGCTTGAGCAGTAACACCACGGCGAAAGCCATGGTTAAAAAGACTAAGGATGCTGGATTGCCGAGACTGGTGATTAAGATGAGTAAGGGTTTAAAAGTGACAGGATGGAACTGGGTGACAGCAGCAATTACCTGTTGATCAATGGTATGAATCCATCCAGCGTTATTTAGAATACCCGTCAATAACGTGATGAAAATAAATAAAGCAATTGCTGCAAGATACAATGGTTCGGGTCGGCGTTTTAGCACTTGTTGCCTCCTCTACAAAACGTTCGCAGTCGCAGAAACCTCCACATAAGGACCTCAGACAGAAATGACCAAAGTCCAGCCATTTCTGTCTGAGTCCACTTATGTTCCGGTTTCTAAACGTGCCCGCTCACGCTCTGAAATCGACTAATGTTATAAGAATAGCACAAACACCATTGAACCTTGGCAATGTTTTTGCTATGATTGACGCAATCATCAAACGAACAAAGGAGTAGTAAGTTAGCGCGGGTGACAGAGAGCAGGCGGTGGTGCGAGTCTGACGAAGCAAAGACCGAACTGACCTTTGAAGTTGCTGGGGTGAAATTAGTAGCCACAGCCGGCCGGACCGTTATCTCCTTTGAGCGCTGTGAAAGCAGAACTTAGGTGGTACCGCGGCTGAGCCGTCCTAATGTAGATAGGGCGGCTTTTTGTTTGAAATTAAGTGGGAGGTAACAAAATGGCATACGATCATCATGAGATCGATAAGAAGTGGCAGCGTTATTGGGCCGAGCATAACGAATTTAATACCACAACCGATCCTAAGAAGCCGAATTATTATGCGTTGGACATGTTTCCTTATCCGTCAGGCCAAGGCCTGCATGTTGGGCATCCGGAAGGGTATACGGCAACTGATATTGTTGCACGCATGAAACGGATGCAAGGGTTCAATGTTCTTCATCCTATGGGCTGGGATGCATTCGGCTTGCCAGCTGAGCAATATGCCTTGAACACGGGTCACAATCCGAAGACCTTTACCAAACAAAATATTGAGACCTTTAAGCGTCAAATCAACAGCCTTGGCTTTTCATATGACTGGAATCGTGAAATCAACACAACGGATCCGAATTACTACAAGTGGACCCAGTGGATTTTTGAACAACTTTATAAACATGGTCTGGCATATGAAGCTGAGGTACCGGTTAACTGGAGTCCGAATCTAGGGACGGTTGTTGCAAACGAAGAAGTGATTGATGGCAAAACGGAGCGTGGCGGGTTCCCAGTTGTTCGGAAGCCGATGCGTCAGTGGATGCTGAAAATCACAGCCTATGCTGAAAAGCTGTTGACGGATCTGGACGATCTTGACTGGCCGGAATCAATTAAGCAGATGCAACGCAACTGGATTGGCAAATCAACTGGGGCACAGATCACCTTCCGGGTAACTGACAGTCATGAGCCGTTTGATGTCTTTACCACTCGTCCAGATACGCTGTTTGGTGCAACGTATGTCGTGATGGCACCAGAACATGAATTAGTTCAGAAAATTACCACCCCAGCACAACAGGCCGTCGTTGATGCGTACATTGACGAAGCCGCCCATAAGTCAGATCTTGATCGTACCGCTTTAGATAAGGAAAAGACTGGTGTTTGGACCGGGGCCTACGCGACTAATCCGGTTAACGGCGAAAAACTGCCGATTTGGATTTCAGACTACGTTTTAGCCTCTTATGGGACTGGCGCAATCATGTCCGTGCCTGCGCATGATGATCGTGATTACGCTTTTGCCAAAAAGTTTGGTATTGAAATCAAGCCTGTTATTGAAGGCGGCAATGTCGATGAAGCAGCTTATACTGGCGATGGCGTGCACATCAACTCCGGGTTCCTTGATGGTTTGAATGAACATGACGCGATTGATCGAATGATCAAATGGCTTGAAGATAAAGGTATCGGCAGTGCCAAAATCAATTACAAACTGCGTGATTGGGTCTTTTCACGCCAGCGTTATTGGGGTGAACCGATTCCTGTCATTCACTGGGAAGATGGCGAAACCACGTTGGTGCCAGAAGACGAACTGCCCCTCACATTACCTGAAGAGGCTGATATCAAGCCAAGCGGTACTGGCGAGAGTCCACTGGCAAATCTGACTGACTGGGTTAATGTGGTCGACAAGAACGGGCGGAAAGGTAAGCGTGAGACCAATACAATGCCGCAATGGGCAGGGTCTTCATGGTACTTCCTGCGGTTTGTTGATCCTCACAACAAGGAAGCTCTTGCGGATTACGACAAACTTAAGGCATGGATGCCAGTTGATCTGTACATTGGAGGGGCTGAACATGCTGTGCTGCACCTGCTGTATGCCCGTTTCTGGAATCTGTTCCTTTATGACATCGGGGCGATCCCGAACAAAGAACCGTTCCAACGGCTATTTAACCAAGGGATGATTCTGGGCGATAATCATGAAAAGATGAGTAAGTCCAAGGGCAATGTGGTTAATCCAGACGATGTGGTTGATGAGTATGGTGCCGATACCTTGCGGCTGTACGAAATGTTTATGGGGCCGCTGGATGCTGGTATTGCTTGGTCAACAAAAGGGTTAGCTGGTGCCCGCAAGTTCTTGGATCGCGTCTGGAGTGCTTTCATTGATGATGAAGGCAAACTGCGTGATCGGATTACGACGATCAATGACGGTCGACTTGATAAGGTTTACAATGAGACGGTCAAGAAGGTTACCGAGGACTACGATGCTTTGCATTTCAACACGGCAATTTCACAGATGATGGTCTTCATCAACTCAGCGCGTAAAGATGATGACCTGCCACTAGAATATGTTGAAGGATTCGTGAAAATGCTTGCGCCGATTGCCCCGCATCTAATGGAAGAAATTTGGTCACGGCTAGGTCACGATCATAGTCTGACTTATGCGCCATGGCCAAGTTATGATGAAAGCAAAATCAAAACCGACACTTACGATATGATGATCCAAGTCAATGGCAAGCTGCGCGGTTCGATTACGGCGGATGTCAACGAATCAGATGATGAGATCAAACAAGCGGCTTTGGCAAATGATAATGTTCAGAAATTTACGGCGGGCAAAGACATTAAGAAAATTATTGTCGTACCGCGAAAAATCGTGAATATTGTCGCAAAATAACCGCACTGGCTTCACCAATTAACTGAAAGAAAAAATGGTCAACGAATGGTTCCTGAAGGAAGCGGGCGTTGACCATTTTTTTAGCGATTCAGCTGTATGAAAAGTTTTGTATTTTTGGCGTTTCGATTGTGAGATTACTTGCTACGTGGCGGCTGGTAATTGTCAAAGTTTTCTTTTGATTCCCGAAAGAAGCCCGGGAAAGATTGCAAGTCGCGCTGGGATTGCCTAAAATATAAAGGATTATGCAACACGACAGGAGTTTATCATGGAGAATTCGCTGGGCAGCGGTAATCAACCGCAACGTTCAGATAAGGAAAAAATGATCCGCGGCTCGGCGTGGATGACTGCCGGCAGTGTTTTTTCGCGGATTTTAGGGGCCATTTATGTCATTCCATGGCGTATTTGGCTTGGAGCAGCGTTTCTAACTGCCAACGCTTTGTTTACAAAAGGTTATCAAATTTACAGCCTTTTTCTGATTATTTCGACTGCTGGTGTTCCTGGTGCTGTTTCCAAACAGGTTGCCCGGTACAATGCTATGGGCGAATATAAAACCGGGATGCGTCTTTTTTACCACGGCACTTTTGCCATGGTGCTGATGGGGATTGTCTCGTGTGGTGCCATGTGGCTGCTCTCGCCGCTTTTAGCAGCGGGTGACGCGCGCATGATACCGGTTTTTCGGTCACTGGCATGGCCGTTGCTGCTAATTCCGTCGCTTAGTTTGATTCGCGGGTTTTTCCAAGGTTATAACGAGATGGCGCCGAGTGCCATCAGTCAGTTTATTGAACAAGTGGCGCGAATTCTTTATATGTTAGTGATGACTTACGCGATTATGGTGGCGGGTAACCACAGCTATCTGAGTGCGGTGATTCACTCCACCTTCGCCGCGTTCATCGGGGCCGTTTTCGGACTTGGACTGTTAGTTGTTTATTTCCTCCGGCAAAAACCACGGTTGGATGCGTTGGTTGCCCAAAGTGCTAATTCCCTGCAGATCAGTGTCAATGAGATTCTTCTAGATGTGGCACGGCAGGCGATTCCATTTATCATCATGGATTCAACGATTAATATTTACTACATCGTTGACCAGTACACATTTAATCCAATGATGAAGGCTTTTTATCTCGTTAGCGAAGATCAGCTTGACCGTTTTTATGCGCTGTTTGCCGGAAACGCTAATAAACTGATTATGATCGTTGTTAGTCTGGCAGTTGCTATGGCCATTACCGTAGTACCATTATTGGCAGGTGCGAAAACGCGCGGTGATGTTGAGGGATTGGCCCGGCAAATCACGAATACACTGCAGTTGTTTTTTATCGTCATGATACCTTCGGCGTTGGGGATGGTGGCAGTCGCGCGCCCACTGTATGTTTTGTTCTATCGGGATATGGACTGGTTGGGCATTCGCTTGTTGCAGATTTCATCACTTTTAGCGATTATGCTGGGCTTGTTTACGGTTTTGGCAGCAATTCTTCAGGGATTGTTCAATAACCGTCTTGCTATTCAAGAGATGCTGATTGGCTTGGCAGTTAAAGTGATTGTACAGTGGCCAATGATTTTCTTCTTCAATGTTTACGGTCCGGTTTTGTCCACAATGTTAGGCATGACGGTCTCGAGTCTCCTAATGCTCTATTCAACGAATCGGATGTACAATATTCATGTACGCCAAACCATTCGCCGCGGCGTCGGTATTCTGGCCTTTTCCCTGATCATGTGCGCCGTTTGTTACCTGATTGTGAATGCATCAACCTTGGTGATCAATCCGCGGAGTCAGTTCGGGGCAGCGTTCGTCTTGCTGATTGCAGTTGGGGTGGGCGTTTTGATTTACGTTTATTTGATTTTGAAAACGCGTTTGGCTGATTTAATCATTGGTGAGCGAATTAGTCGACTTCGCGATATTTTACACATTCGGTGAGCTTATGCGATTAGATAAATATTTGAGTCATTTACAATTTGGTAGTCGAAAAGAAGTTAAGGCACTTATTCGCGACAAGCGGGTACGTGTGGCCGGTGATTTAATCACTGATCCTGGTTACAATGTGTTGCCGGGGATCGCGGTCGAGGTGAACGATGCCCAAGCGGATGGGCCGCTTGAGGTCGATTATTTGATGAACAAACCGGCCGGGGTGATTACCGCAACAGAAGATCCAACGCAATCAACGGTGCTGGATCTGATCCGACCACATGATTACCGACCGGGTTTATATCCCGTAGGTCGTCTGGATAAAGACACTACTGGTCTGTTGTTACTTACGACCGATGGCAATTTAGGTCATGCACTGCTTTCGCCTAATCGTCATATTGCCAAAACCTATGCTGCAACTTTGGCTAAGACATTAACTGCTGACATGAAGCAGCGACTCGAAACCGGCATTGATTTAAAGGACTTCACAACCGCCCCGGCACAAGTCGTTGTTTTGCCGGATACCGATGGCAAACGCATCCAGATTACAATCACGGAAGGTAAGTTTCATCAAGTCAAGCGCATGCTGTTGGCAGTTGATAATGAGGTGACGGCCTTGACGCGAATTGCTATGGGACCATTGTCATTGCCAGCCGATTTAGCTGCTGGGGAGTATCAGGCTTTAACCGATGACGAACGGACCGATTTGGATAATATCACTCGTTGAGCAACCGAGCACTTTGCTGTGGTGATTGTTTGGCTTTGTCTAAGCGAGAGATTTTGTTTGTTACAGGAGTTTAAGAGAGCGGCCTTGATTAGGCGAACCAAGATGGCTACTTTGACAAACATGATTAGAAAGGGTGCGTGTCATGGATCAACAACAGTACGTCTGCCCCAAATGCCAAAACACGGCTTATGTTGCCGACCAATTTCAAGCAACTGGTGGTAATTTTTCAAAAATCTTCGATGTTCAAAATAAAAAATTCGTGACTATTTCTTGTGCCAGATGCGGGTACACAGAACTTTATCGCAGTGAAACCAGTTCTGGCATGAACATTCTCGACTTCCTTTTGAATGGCGGCTGAGAAGGCGTAAGTTCAGGTTAAGAATGATTTCAAAAAAGCAGGTGACCCTTCAGCCGTCGTTGTGGCGGAAAGGGATCACCTGTTTTTGTTTGCTGCTTGTTCACAAATTGGTTCGTCATTCTGAAAGCTGCTTTAAGTAGGTGGGCAGTTCGCGAATGACCATAGTCGGTAAGGCAACATAACTATTCATAGCTACAATATCAGCTACACGGGAATGGACAAAAACGGCTGCGAGAGCGGCTTTGTCCAATGGCTGGAACTGGCCCGCAAAGGCAGCAATAATGCCTGTCAGCGTGTCACCAGAGCCGCCTGTGGCCATTGCCGGCCCACCGGCTGTGTTTTCATAGACATCTTCATCAACGAAAACATGTGTCTGGGAACTTTTCGCGACGATGATACCCGGTATTTTTGCGGCCGCTTTTTGGCTGGCTTCAATGGTTTGGGCAGCCAGGGGTAAGCCAGATAACCGCTGCCATTCAATCTGGTGAGGGGTCCAAACTAGTTGGGCTTGCGGGTAATCTAGGTGATGAGAGGCAACGAGAGTGATCGCTGATCCATCAATGATCATGACCTGCTTGGCATTGACGGCAGCAAAAACTGTTTTCAAAATGGTAAGGGCTGTACCATCAGTGCCCAGCCCAGGACCAACAACAATGACCGTTGCTTGCCGCACAGCCGTCTCAAGTTCCGGCGCGGTAGCATCGAGGATCATTGCCTCAGGTAATCGGGCGTGCAACGCATGACGGTTAACTGGGTCAGTCGCAACACTGACCAACCCGGCGCCAGCGTAAACAGCAGCACTGGCACTCATGATCGCAGCACCGCCAAAGTGGGCATTACCGCCAACAATCAGAATTTTGCCGAAACTGCCTTTATACGTATCACGGGCCCGTGGCCGGACCACACTTTGTGCAAATTGCTCTGTCAATTGTTTCATGACGGATTTGCCGCCTCCTTTAAAACTTCCCAATTAGAAAAAGTTTTGGTCGTCAATTCAGGCTGGCCGGTCGTTAAGAATGCTTTCGCAAACATGACAAGCGGCGATGCATTGGCCCACGTCAAAGTATCAAGTGGCAAGGCGCAGGCACCGAGCGAATCCTGGCCCATAAATTGGGCAACGCTTGTTTCTAGTTTACCGCCGTTAATGGATAGCGCATAGAAAACGCAGATGTGCTGGTTGATGGTCCAGTGTTGGTACTTCCAAGGATAGATAAAACTGGTTGCCCCTAGTTGTTGATCAATCGTGGCTGTCAATCCGGTTTCTTCGGTGAATTCCCGCAAGACGTCATGTTCAAGCGGTTCAGGGCCATCAAGGCTACCCCCGGGAAGGTCGAAGCGATGACGATAAGGACCCCCATTTTTCTTAATCACGACAAGCTTGTCGTCAATCGTTGCAATCCCGTAACAACCAAATGCGCGATGAGTTTTATGTGTCATCAGGCCACCTCCATTGATCAAGGGTAGCACGCTGCTGCAGGGGGAACAAATTGTAAAAATAGTTCGTGATTTTGCTTGCGTGCCTTACCTGCTTCCGTTATAATCATTTATGTTGTTGCCGCGATGGCGGAACTGGCAGACGCGCAGTGTTCAGGTCGCTGTGGGATTTATCCCGTGCAGGTTCGATTCCTGTTCGCGGCATTCTCGTGATTTTTAACGGCGGTTAAAAATCGAAATGCCCGTGTAACAACGTTTTAGCCTTCCTAATTGATGTTAGGGGGGCTATTTTTGTGTGCAAAATGTGAACAAGCAATGACTTATGCCTTGATGCAAGTCATCAGGTCTGGAAGCTGTGTTATATTCGTCATGAGGCGACTGAGCAAGCGGCAAGGTGAATGAAGAGTATAAACATGATGTGGCCTGAAATGAAGCACGATCAATAGTTGAAAGGGATGATCGCTGGATGATTTATTTTCTTGATGAATACTTACTTGCAAAGAACTCAAGTGTTGAACATGCTGCGTTGAAACGACTGGCTTTGTTCAAACAATTTAAGCAACCAGTTAAGATTCTGACGCGTGATTACGATCGTTTGAGTGTCCAAACCTTGCGCAAGCTTGGCGTTGCTCAGACGGATGTGCGCAACATGTTCGACTATTTTCAGCATGTGCCCGCCGACCGACCGGAAAAAGCTGTGCATAATGATGAGATCAATTTGCCGACAATGGATGAAGTTTCAGTCGATGCTAACCAAAGTCAGGTCACGAACGGCGACCGGCTGCGACGGCAGGTCGGTTATATTCCAGGAACCGTCGGCCATGTTTATTATCAAAACTTTTTGGACGATCAAGGCAATCTTGTGGAATGCGATCTTTGGGACGCCCGAGGGTTTAAATCGGCCACTCAGTATTTTGGACAGGATGGCTTGTTAGCCTTTGAACGCTACTATGATCTTCGAGGTGTACCAGTGCTGGACATTTATTATGCTGGTGATCATGCTGGTCAGATTCAGATCAGCCGGATTGTTTTAAAAGGCCAAACCCTTAAAGAAGATCATGAGTTTGATACATTGGGAGAGTTGTTTAGCTATTTTCTTGATCAACTTGCGACTGAAGATTCAGAAACAACGATTTTTATCAGTGATCGTCCGGGGATTGGCGTTCAACCGCTACTAGCAATGCATGCAGCCGCAAAGAAGTTTGTTTACATACCCATTAATCATGTTTTAACACCTGACAAACCGCGGCAAGGCGAACTTGATGGTTTTATTCAACCTGTGCTGCAGCATCCCCAAAAAGTAGATGGCTTAATTGTACAAACGCCGCAGCAGCAACATGATCTTCATGATCGTTTTCCGAAAGTTCGGGTGGCGGCGATTCCAGCGGTGACATTTGATCCGGCTTTGACAGCGCGTTCGGCGGCCGCCGCTGCAAGCAAGAAAATCCTGTTTGTGGGTCGACTGTCGCCTGATAAGCAACTTGATCAGCTACTTCGGGCAGTCGCTTTGGCGAGTCGGCAGGTGTCTGGCGTGACGCTTGATTTGTTTGGTTACGGTGATGAACAATATCAAACCGCGATGAGGCAGCTTGCGGATCGTTTAGAGATTGGCAGTCAAGTGACATTTAAGGGTTACCAGTCATCTCTGGCTGATCAGTACCCGCAATATGCCTTGTTGGTCAATACGAATTTGACAGATGGTGGTCCGTTGGCGTTGGTTGAAGCACAAACCCATGGACTGCCAGTGGTGAGTTATCGCTTTTCCTATGGACCTAGTGCCTGTGTGATTGATCAGGAAACCGGTTATCTTATCAAGCAAGGACGCGTCAATGACCTTGCTGAAGCGATTGTGAGACTGCTAAAGCGGCCAGAGCAGTCACAACAATTCGGCGATCATGCCAGAGCACTGGCGCAAAAGCAGCTAGCGCCTGAAAAAGTCTACGCCCGCTGGCAAGCATTTCTTGGACTGGAGAGTTAACCCGACAAAACGGTAAGGAGGTTCAGGATGTATTATTTTTTAAATGATCAAATGGCCTATGCCAAGTCTGGTATTGAAGGCGCGGAAATTCAGCGGTTGCAGCTTTTCAAAGCGAACCAGACGCCAGCAAAGATTGTTACCCGGCAATTTGCTTTAGATCTACACGATGTTTTGAAAGATGCGGGCATTGACGATACTGATTTTATCAATCTGTTTGATTACTTTTGCGACCTGCTGAGCACACCGTGGCAGCAGGTAACGGTTGCAGACGTTTGCCAGCCGACTGCGGGCGTGACCCGCCGGCGTGAAGGACGCCAGGTGATCTTCAGCCGCGGTTCCCGAGTCATTCGAATTGTTTATTTGCGCGAAAAGGCGGGGCGTGAGCAAGAGGTTAGCAATGTTCAATACTTTGATGTGACCGGCCGAACGATCAAAATGAGTTGGTGGGACACGCGAGGCAACCATTGTTTGGATCAGTATTTTGATCAAGGCGGCAAAATTTTCCAAGAACACTATTTGGATCGTCATGGTCGCACGCGGCTTGAAAAACTGCATTATTTAAATCATAGCCAGCAAGAAAAATTTTCGTGGAAATTGGTTGATTTTCATGGTGTGGATTATTTATTTGATGGGCTTCATGATTTGACAAGGTTCTTCTATGATCAACTGAATCAGGTAGATGGCGGCTATAATGTCTTCGTGTGCGATCGGACGACGGAAACTGGCTGGGGCTTGTTGCACATGACGACACCGGCGCTCAAAGTTTTGCATCTGCACAATAACCATGTTGCCGGGAATGAGGACGTGCTGCATGCGAAGCTGAATAATTTTTATGCTAGTGCCTTGACCCATTTGAATCGCTGGGACGCTGTGATTGTGCCGACACCGCAGCAGGCGCAGGATATGGCCGCCCGGTTTGGCACGGCCACGCCGATTTTCACGATTCGAGTTGCTTTTGTTAAGGCGGCAGATGTAGCGGCTAATCGCCTCCCGTTTTCACAACGCGAACAACATCTGGTGGTGCATGTTGCGCGATTGGCACCGGAAAAACAGCAGGCAAGTTCAATTCGGGCATTTGCCCAAGTTGTGAAGGCCATTCCGGATGCTAAACTTGAACTCTGGGGTTATGCCAATGGTGATATGGCGCCAAAACTACATGCTCTGGTTGAAAAGCTGCATCTCGCGGATCACGTTTTCTTTAAGGGTTATACTCGCGACATAGCGGCCGTCTACAATCGTGCACAGTTAGGACTGTTGCCTTCCAGTGCCGAAGGATTTCCGCTAACCTTGATTGAAGCACAGGCACACGGATTAC
This genomic window from Lacticaseibacillus paracasei subsp. paracasei contains:
- a CDS encoding NAD(P)H-hydrate dehydratase; the protein is MKQLTEQFAQSVVRPRARDTYKGSFGKILIVGGNAHFGGAAIMSASAAVYAGAGLVSVATDPVNRHALHARLPEAMILDATAPELETAVRQATVIVVGPGLGTDGTALTILKTVFAAVNAKQVMIIDGSAITLVASHHLDYPQAQLVWTPHQIEWQRLSGLPLAAQTIEASQKAAAKIPGIIVAKSSQTHVFVDEDVYENTAGGPAMATGGSGDTLTGIIAAFAGQFQPLDKAALAAVFVHSRVADIVAMNSYVALPTMVIRELPTYLKQLSE
- a CDS encoding zinc ribbon domain-containing protein; translated protein: MDQQQYVCPKCQNTAYVADQFQATGGNFSKIFDVQNKKFVTISCARCGYTELYRSETSSGMNILDFLLNGG
- a CDS encoding NUDIX hydrolase; this encodes MTHKTHRAFGCYGIATIDDKLVVIKKNGGPYRHRFDLPGGSLDGPEPLEHDVLREFTEETGLTATIDQQLGATSFIYPWKYQHWTINQHICVFYALSINGGKLETSVAQFMGQDSLGACALPLDTLTWANASPLVMFAKAFLTTGQPELTTKTFSNWEVLKEAANPS
- a CDS encoding glycosyltransferase family 4 protein, giving the protein MIYFLDEYLLAKNSSVEHAALKRLALFKQFKQPVKILTRDYDRLSVQTLRKLGVAQTDVRNMFDYFQHVPADRPEKAVHNDEINLPTMDEVSVDANQSQVTNGDRLRRQVGYIPGTVGHVYYQNFLDDQGNLVECDLWDARGFKSATQYFGQDGLLAFERYYDLRGVPVLDIYYAGDHAGQIQISRIVLKGQTLKEDHEFDTLGELFSYFLDQLATEDSETTIFISDRPGIGVQPLLAMHAAAKKFVYIPINHVLTPDKPRQGELDGFIQPVLQHPQKVDGLIVQTPQQQHDLHDRFPKVRVAAIPAVTFDPALTARSAAAAASKKILFVGRLSPDKQLDQLLRAVALASRQVSGVTLDLFGYGDEQYQTAMRQLADRLEIGSQVTFKGYQSSLADQYPQYALLVNTNLTDGGPLALVEAQTHGLPVVSYRFSYGPSACVIDQETGYLIKQGRVNDLAEAIVRLLKRPEQSQQFGDHARALAQKQLAPEKVYARWQAFLGLES
- a CDS encoding pseudouridine synthase — encoded protein: MRLDKYLSHLQFGSRKEVKALIRDKRVRVAGDLITDPGYNVLPGIAVEVNDAQADGPLEVDYLMNKPAGVITATEDPTQSTVLDLIRPHDYRPGLYPVGRLDKDTTGLLLLTTDGNLGHALLSPNRHIAKTYAATLAKTLTADMKQRLETGIDLKDFTTAPAQVVVLPDTDGKRIQITITEGKFHQVKRMLLAVDNEVTALTRIAMGPLSLPADLAAGEYQALTDDERTDLDNITR
- a CDS encoding glycosyltransferase, giving the protein MYYFLNDQMAYAKSGIEGAEIQRLQLFKANQTPAKIVTRQFALDLHDVLKDAGIDDTDFINLFDYFCDLLSTPWQQVTVADVCQPTAGVTRRREGRQVIFSRGSRVIRIVYLREKAGREQEVSNVQYFDVTGRTIKMSWWDTRGNHCLDQYFDQGGKIFQEHYLDRHGRTRLEKLHYLNHSQQEKFSWKLVDFHGVDYLFDGLHDLTRFFYDQLNQVDGGYNVFVCDRTTETGWGLLHMTTPALKVLHLHNNHVAGNEDVLHAKLNNFYASALTHLNRWDAVIVPTPQQAQDMAARFGTATPIFTIRVAFVKAADVAANRLPFSQREQHLVVHVARLAPEKQQASSIRAFAQVVKAIPDAKLELWGYANGDMAPKLHALVEKLHLADHVFFKGYTRDIAAVYNRAQLGLLPSSAEGFPLTLIEAQAHGLPMIANDIHYGPADILANGKSGLLTQNGDIDGLANAIIGLLNDSTKLAQFSAAAYDNALRFTDTSTFVQWQKLMAFAAKKKTRLAAFEHVD